Within Candidatus Neomarinimicrobiota bacterium, the genomic segment GGCGTGACGCACTTGTTATGTACGACAGGGAAACGAATAGTTACTGGAGCCACGTTACCGGTAAAGCCCTGAAAGGTAAGTATGAAGGGAAACAGCTTAAAGCCCTGCCCGTCCAACATCTAAAATGGAAAGAGTGGAAAAAAGCGTATCCGGATTCAAAAATACTGGTTAAAAGCCGTTTTACAACAAGATCGAGTTATGACAGGTATAACAGATCGCGGAAACGACTCGGAATTTTCGGCACTGTGAATTTCGACAAGAGATTAGACGGCAAAGACGTCGTATTCGGTCTGGTGATTGATGATCTCCCTATAGTTTTTCCCCATAAATATTTTACGAATACAAATCATGTAAATTACTCGATTGAAAACCAGAACATTCTTGCGGTCTATTCTAAAGACGCAGAGACGGTCACTGTATTTGACCGCCTTGTAGATGATAGGGTGCTCACATTCGAGAGTGCGGAATCTATTGACACACATTACTTACGAGACAGGGAGACAGGTACGCTCTGGGACGGATTGACCGGAAATGGTCTCAAGGGGGAGTTAAAAGGGAAAAAGCTGAAGCAGTTGGTCGGTACACAGGCTTTCTGGTTCGGATGGAGGGGATTTTACCCGAGGACCATCATCTGGAACCCTTCGGGTTAGCGCGAGATTGTAATCCTTTTTAAATGGGTTAATCCGAATTATCCGATCTTAGTCTTGAGGAAGATTTTTAAGTGCGTTATCCAGCCTGCGTATTACCACGCTCTTGCCGAGCAGTTCCATTATCACAAATAAGCCCGGGCTGACTCCGTAACCGGTTAAAGCCAACCTCACCGGATGAATCAGTAACGCCGCTTTGATATCAAGTGAGTCCGCCTCGGACCTCACAATACCTTCTAAATTCTCTTCTGAAAACTCGGTCAAATCATCGAGCGACTCTTTAAGCAGCCTGATTCTCTCATTGACATCTTCACCCGACCAATACTTCCGCATCGCTTTTTCGTCATACTTTTTAGGATCTTCAAAAAAGTAAGCTGAAAATTCCAACAGCTCGGAAGTGCTGTTTGCCCTTGTTTTCACGATCTCGGCTACTTTCGCATAGTAACTCTTATCCCTTCCATCGGATGTCTCCCACTTCTTCCTCAGAATTAGGATGAGTTCATCCGTCGGCTTGGATGATAAGTGCTGACCGTTCATCCAGAGAAGTTTTTTATAATCGAATATCGCATTTTTCCTGGAGACCTGTTCAATTTGAAAACGCCTGATCAGTTCATCTATGGACATCAGTTCTGTGTCATCTTTAGGTGACCACCCTAACAGAGCGAGGTGATTCAAAAGCGCTTCCGGAAATATTCCTTCTTTTTGAAAATCTATAACCGACGCTGCTCCGTGTCTTTTCGAGAGTCTTTTTCCATCAGCCCCCATTATCATCGGCAGATGGGCATAAACCGGTATATCCAAACCCAAGGCATTGAAGATGTTGATTTGCTTTGGGGTATTCGAGAGGTGGTCATCACCTCTGATGACGTGTGTAATACCCATCTCGCTGTCATCCGTGACTACCGCCAGCTGATAGGTCGGAGTACCGTCCCTCCTCACTATTATAAAGTCGTCAATCTCACTGTTTTTAAATTCTATTTCGCCGTAGACCAGGTCGTTCAGCCCGGTCGTACCCTCTTCAGGTGTAGAAAATCTCAACGAAAATTCGATGCC encodes:
- a CDS encoding DUF3179 domain-containing protein, encoding MYVRKFDNKVHSFGVSGKLWRDALVMYDRETNSYWSHVTGKALKGKYEGKQLKALPVQHLKWKEWKKAYPDSKILVKSRFTTRSSYDRYNRSRKRLGIFGTVNFDKRLDGKDVVFGLVIDDLPIVFPHKYFTNTNHVNYSIENQNILAVYSKDAETVTVFDRLVDDRVLTFESAESIDTHYLRDRETGTLWDGLTGNGLKGELKGKKLKQLVGTQAFWFGWRGFYPRTIIWNPSG
- a CDS encoding glutamate--tRNA ligase, which encodes MNRDFSGVRVRFAPSPTGHLHVGGARTALFNFLFAKNHEGKFLLRIEDTDKKRSETGLTDEILRSLQWLGLKWDEETVYQSTRIEEYSANALKLLETGHAYRCFCKPEELDIKRKKAQKEKRQYKYDKTCRHLDEGEINNRIDSGIEFSLRFSTPEEGTTGLNDLVYGEIEFKNSEIDDFIIVRRDGTPTYQLAVVTDDSEMGITHVIRGDDHLSNTPKQINIFNALGLDIPVYAHLPMIMGADGKRLSKRHGAASVIDFQKEGIFPEALLNHLALLGWSPKDDTELMSIDELIRRFQIEQVSRKNAIFDYKKLLWMNGQHLSSKPTDELILILRKKWETSDGRDKSYYAKVAEIVKTRANSTSELLEFSAYFFEDPKKYDEKAMRKYWSGEDVNERIRLLKESLDDLTEFSEENLEGIVRSEADSLDIKAALLIHPVRLALTGYGVSPGLFVIMELLGKSVVIRRLDNALKNLPQD